Part of the Paenibacillus antri genome is shown below.
AGGCGCTCGGTTTCGGCTTCCGCTGCGGCTTCCTAGGTTTGCTGCATATGGAGATCATTCAGGAGCGCATCGAGCGGGAGTTCAACATTCCGCTGCTGACGACGGCGCCGAGCGTCGTGTTCAAGGTACATCTGACGGACGGCACGACCGTGGACATCGACAACCCGGCCAATATGCCGGAGCAGCAGCGCATCGACCATATCGAAGAGCCGTACGTGAAAGCCTCGGTCATCGTGCCGAAGGATTTCGTCGGCGCGATCATGGAGCTGTGCCAGAACAAGCGCGGCGACTTCATCGACATGCAGTACCTCGACGCGACGCGCGTCACGCTCATCTACGACATTCCGTTGTCGGAGATCGTCTACGATTTCTTCGATCAGCTGAAGTCGCGCACGAAGGGATACGCATCGTTCGACTACGAGGTGTCCGGCTATAAGCGGTCGAACCTCGTGAAGATGGACATCTTGCTCAATAACGAAAAGGTCGACGCCCTCTCGTTCATCGTCCACCGCGACAACGCGTACAACCGCGGACGGATCCTGTGCGAGAAGCTGAAGGATATTATCCCGCGCCAGATGTTCGAGGTACCGATCCAAGCGACGATCGGCCAGAAGGTCATCGCCCGCGAGACGGTCAAGGCGATGCGGAAGAACGTCCTCGCCAAGTGCTACGGCGGCGACATCTCGCGGAAGCGCAAGCTGCTCGAGAAGCAGAAGGAAGGCAAGAAGCGCATGAAGCAGGTCGGCTCGGTCGAGGTGCCGCAAGAAGCGTTCATGGCGGTGCTGAAGATCGACGAATAGCGGCTGGCGTTGCCCCGGCGGAATCGCGCCGGGGCAACGTTTTTTGGCGGGATGCCCCGCGAGAGACATTTTCCAAGGAAAGGAGGTTACGCTCATTGTGAGACAACGGACCGAGACGCCGGAAGCGGTGTATCTTCATATCCCCTTCTGCACGAACAAGTGCCATTATTGCGACTTCAATTCCTATGTGCTGAAAGGTCAGCCGGTGCACGAATACCTCGACGCGCTGGAGCGCGAGATGGAGGCGACCGCGAAGGCGGTGCCGCCGGGCGCGATCCGCACCGTCTTCGTCGGGGGCGGAACGCCGACTGTGCTGACGCCGGAGCAGATGGAACGGTTCCTGAAGTCGGTGAGGACGTATTTTCCGAATCTGGCCGAGGGGTACGAGTTCACGATGGAGGCGAATCCCGGCACGACGGACCTCGAGAAGCTGCAGGCGATGCGCGAAGGCGGCGTCAATCGATTGTCGTTCGGCGTGCAATCGTTCGATACCGGGTTGCTGCACGCGATCGGGCGCATTCATTCGGTGGACGACGTGTATCGTAGCCTCGAAAACGCCCGCGCGGCCGGCTTCGCGAACGTATCGATCGATTTGATCTTCGGCCTGCCGAACCAGACGATCGCGCAGATGAACGAGACGCTCGACCGGGCGCTCGAGCTGAAGCTGCCGCATCATTCGATCTACAATCTGAAGGTGGAAGAAAATACGCTGTTCCACACGCTCTACGAGCGCGGGGAGCTGCCGCTGCCGAAGGAAGAGGACGAGGTCGAGATGTTCCACCTCATCATGAGTAGAATGCGGGAAGCGGGCTACGAGCAGTACGAAATCAGCAATTTCGCGAAGCCCGGCTTCGAGAGCAAGCATAATACGGTGTACTGGCGCAACGAGAGCTATTACGGGCTCGGCGCCGGGGCGCACGGCTACGTCCGCGGCGCCCGCCACGTCAACGTGAAGGGCATTCAGCCGTATATCGACGCGACGAAGCAGGGGCTGCCGCTGCTCGAGAAGTTCGACGTCGACCCGGACGAAGCGATGGAAGACTTCATGATGGTCGGGCTGCGGCTGCTGCGAGGGGTCGACCGCGCCGACTTCCGCGCCCAATTCGGGCGCGAGCTCGAGGACGTCTTCGGCGAGACGATCGGCCGGCTGCAGGGTCAGGGCATGCTGGAGCCGACCGAGGGCGGCTGGCGGCTCGCGCCGAACGGCGTGCTGCTCGGCAACGAGGTGTTCGGCGCATTCCTGGGCGCGCAGGCGACCGCGTAACAATAGGGCTTGAAACATCCGCACCAAGGATTCTCTCACAACGTATGTTACGTTGGGAGAGAATCTTTTTTTGCTTCGAATGTATTGTGCGTTTATTCAAGTTGTTGTATATTTATTCAATCGAAAACATTACGACGGAAGCGTGGGATGCGCCGTGATCCAGACCGCGGTTTGCCGGAAAGCGACAGTCGACGACGTCGACTTCTTATATGATTTGATTCAAGGGTATGCGGAAAGCGGCATCATGCTGCCCCGCACGAAGGAGATGCTGAGGGAGCAGGCGGACACGTTCGTGGTGGCCGAGATCGACGGCCGGATCGTCGGCTGCGGCGCATTGCTGCGTCTCGGCGCGGACCTGGTAGAGGTGCGCTCCCTCGGGCTCGACCCCGAGTATAAGGGCCAAGGCATCGGCCGCAAGATCGTCGAGATGCTCGAGTTGCAGGCGAGGGAATTAGGCGTGCCGAAGCTGATGGCGCTCACGTACGAGGTCGCCTTCTTCGAGCGGAACGGCTTTACGGTCGTGAATAAAGAGATCTTTCCGGAGAAGGTTTGGCGCGACTGCATCCACTGCAAGAAGCAACATAACTGCGACGAAATCGCGGTGCTCAAAAGGCTAGATTGACTTGACAACGACCCTCCCGATTCGGTATGTTTGGAGTAGGTTAGCACTCATCGTTAAGGAGTGCTAATCACTCGAACTCCGGGGAGGGTTGTCGTTTGTTATCCGAGCGTCAGAAGATGATTTTGTCGGCGATCGTCGACGATTATATTCGTTCCGCGGAGCCGGTCGGCTCGCGCAGCATATCGAAACGCGGGGACGTTGGATACAGCGCCGCGACGATCCGCAACGAGATGTCGGACCTTGAGGAGCTCGGTTTTCTCGAGCAGCCGCATACGTCCGCCGGGCGGATTCCTTCGAACAAGGGGTACCGATATTACGTAGACCACCTGCTGAGTCCCGGTTCGCTGTCTCCCATGGAGAAAGAATCGATCAAGACGTTCTTCGAGAATAAGATTCAAGAGGTCGAGGGCGTCGTTCAGCATGCCGCTACGATTCTGTCTAGCTTGACGAATTATACGGCGATCGTGCTCGGGCCGGAGACGTACAAGACGACGCTCGCGTCGCTCCAGCTCATTCCGTTGAACGAACGATCGGCGGTCGCGATCATCGTTACGAACACGGGACACGTCGAGAATCGTACCGTTACGATACCGGACGGCGTGCCGGTCGGCGAGATCGAGAAGTTCGTGAACGTCATGAACGCGAAGCTGAAGGGCGTGCCGCTGTACCGCTTGCGCTCGAAGATGTATACCGAGCTTGTCGCGGAGCTGAGCAAGCATGTGGCCGGCTACGAGGAGCTGCTCGCGGTCGTCGAATCGGTGCTCGAAGGCGACGAGTCGGACCGCTTGTACTTGGGCGGGGCGACGAATATGCTGACGCAGCCCGAGTTCAAGGACGTGGATAAGGTCAAGACGATTCTGGACCTGTTCGATCAGACCGAGACGATGCTTCGCATGTTCGCGGCGACGCCGGCCGGCATTCAAGTGAAGATCGGCGGAGAGAACACGCTGGAAGCGATCAATCATTGCAGCATCATCACGGCGTCTTATTCGATCGAGGGACAGCCGGTCGGTACGATCGGCATCTTGGGCCCGACGCGCATGGATTACCGGAAGGTGATCGCGGTTCTTGATCTATTTACGAAGGATTTAACGAACAGTTTGTCTCGTTGGTACCGATAACGGCCGTCGATGCGCAGGAGACGTTCGTCTCCTGCTTTTTTGCCGCGTTCGCGGCGACGGTTCCCGCGAATCGCGGGGGGGCATACTGGGATATGGATAAGGAGGTGAGAGGCGCATGAAACAGGAGACGGAGAAGGAACAGGGAACGACCCCGGCCGAGGAGATCGCTATGGAATCCGGCGAGACGACGGAAGCCGCGGAGACGGTCGAAGCCGAAGTCGTCGAGACAGGCGCTTCGGAGCTGGAAGCCGCCAAGCGTACGGCGGAGGAGAACTATCAACGTTATTTGCGCACGCAGGCCGATTTCGATAACTTCCGGCGCCGCGCGCGGACCGAGAAGGAAGAATTCGCGAAATACGCCTCGCAGAAGCTGATCGAGGGTCTTCTTCCGATCATCGACAATTTCGACCGGGCGATCGCGGCGAGTCGGGAACATAGCGATTTCGATTCGCTCGCCAAGGGCGTCGAGATGATCCAGCGTCAGTTGGGGCAGCTGCTCGAGAGCGAAGGCTTGCAGGCGATCGAGGCGATCGGTCAGCCGTTCAACCCCGAGCTGCACCAAGCGATCATGCAGGTGCCCGCCGAAGAGGGCGGAGCGTCGGGCATCGTCTTGGAGGAGCTGCAGAAGGGATACATGCTCAAGGAGAAGGTTATTCGCCCGTCGATGGTGAAGGTCACCGAGTAACGACGGCGCGGTCTCATTTTCACACACATAGAATACAGTTCGCTTAATCAAGGAGGAAGCACGCGTTATGGGTAAAGTTATAGGCATCGACCTCGGGACCACGAACTCTTGCGTCGCGGTCATGGAGGGCGGCGAAGCGGTCGTTATTCCGAACCGCGAAGGCAACCGGACGACGCCGTCGGTCGTAGGCTTCAAGAAGGACGGCGAGCGTATCGTCGGCGAGACGGCGAAGCGTCAAGCGATCACGAATCCGGAACGTACGGTCATCTCGATTAAGCGTCATATGGGAACGAACCATAAGACGACGATCGACGGCAAGGAATTCACGCCGCAAGAAATTTCGGCGATGATTCTCCAGAAGCTGAAGGCCGACGCGGAAGAATATTTGGGCACGTCGGTGACGCAAGCCGTCATCACGGTTCCGGCGTATTTCAACGACTCGCAGCGGCAAGCGACGAAAGACGCGGGCAAGATCGCGGGCCTCGAAGTGCTGCGGATCGTCAACGAGCCGACGGCGGCCGCGCTGGCGTACGGCCTCGAGAAGAACGAAGATCAGACGATCCTCGTCTTCGACCTCGGCGGCGGTACGTTCGACGTATCGATTCTCGAACTGAGCGACGGCTTGTTCGAAGTGAAGGCGACGAGCGGCGATAACCGTCTCGGCGGCGACGACTTCGACGACGTCATCATGAATCATCTCGTAGCCGAATTCCGCAAGGAGCAAGGCGTCGACTTGTCCAAAGATAAGGCGGCCGTGCAACGTCTGAAGGACGCAGCCGAGAAGGCGAAGAAAGAATTGTCCACGGTGCTAACGACGACGATCTCGCTTCCGTTCATTACGGTCGTCGACGGCGTGCCGCAGCACTTGGAGATGAATCTGACGCGCGCGAAGTTCGAAGAGCTGGCGGCGGATCTCGTGGAGCGTACGATGGGCCCGACGCGCCGCGCGCTGCAGGATTCGGGATTGTCGGCGGACAAGATCGACAAGGTCGTTCTCGTCGGCGGCTCGACGCGGATTCCGGCCGTTCAAGAAGCCGTGAAGAAACTTATCGGCAAGGAAGCGTATAA
Proteins encoded:
- the hemW gene encoding radical SAM family heme chaperone HemW: MRQRTETPEAVYLHIPFCTNKCHYCDFNSYVLKGQPVHEYLDALEREMEATAKAVPPGAIRTVFVGGGTPTVLTPEQMERFLKSVRTYFPNLAEGYEFTMEANPGTTDLEKLQAMREGGVNRLSFGVQSFDTGLLHAIGRIHSVDDVYRSLENARAAGFANVSIDLIFGLPNQTIAQMNETLDRALELKLPHHSIYNLKVEENTLFHTLYERGELPLPKEEDEVEMFHLIMSRMREAGYEQYEISNFAKPGFESKHNTVYWRNESYYGLGAGAHGYVRGARHVNVKGIQPYIDATKQGLPLLEKFDVDPDEAMEDFMMVGLRLLRGVDRADFRAQFGRELEDVFGETIGRLQGQGMLEPTEGGWRLAPNGVLLGNEVFGAFLGAQATA
- a CDS encoding N-acetyltransferase, which translates into the protein MIQTAVCRKATVDDVDFLYDLIQGYAESGIMLPRTKEMLREQADTFVVAEIDGRIVGCGALLRLGADLVEVRSLGLDPEYKGQGIGRKIVEMLELQARELGVPKLMALTYEVAFFERNGFTVVNKEIFPEKVWRDCIHCKKQHNCDEIAVLKRLD
- the hrcA gene encoding heat-inducible transcriptional repressor HrcA, which encodes MLSERQKMILSAIVDDYIRSAEPVGSRSISKRGDVGYSAATIRNEMSDLEELGFLEQPHTSAGRIPSNKGYRYYVDHLLSPGSLSPMEKESIKTFFENKIQEVEGVVQHAATILSSLTNYTAIVLGPETYKTTLASLQLIPLNERSAVAIIVTNTGHVENRTVTIPDGVPVGEIEKFVNVMNAKLKGVPLYRLRSKMYTELVAELSKHVAGYEELLAVVESVLEGDESDRLYLGGATNMLTQPEFKDVDKVKTILDLFDQTETMLRMFAATPAGIQVKIGGENTLEAINHCSIITASYSIEGQPVGTIGILGPTRMDYRKVIAVLDLFTKDLTNSLSRWYR
- the grpE gene encoding nucleotide exchange factor GrpE → MKQETEKEQGTTPAEEIAMESGETTEAAETVEAEVVETGASELEAAKRTAEENYQRYLRTQADFDNFRRRARTEKEEFAKYASQKLIEGLLPIIDNFDRAIAASREHSDFDSLAKGVEMIQRQLGQLLESEGLQAIEAIGQPFNPELHQAIMQVPAEEGGASGIVLEELQKGYMLKEKVIRPSMVKVTE
- the dnaK gene encoding molecular chaperone DnaK, which produces MGKVIGIDLGTTNSCVAVMEGGEAVVIPNREGNRTTPSVVGFKKDGERIVGETAKRQAITNPERTVISIKRHMGTNHKTTIDGKEFTPQEISAMILQKLKADAEEYLGTSVTQAVITVPAYFNDSQRQATKDAGKIAGLEVLRIVNEPTAAALAYGLEKNEDQTILVFDLGGGTFDVSILELSDGLFEVKATSGDNRLGGDDFDDVIMNHLVAEFRKEQGVDLSKDKAAVQRLKDAAEKAKKELSTVLTTTISLPFITVVDGVPQHLEMNLTRAKFEELAADLVERTMGPTRRALQDSGLSADKIDKVVLVGGSTRIPAVQEAVKKLIGKEAYKGVNPDEVVAIGAAVQAGVLTGDVKDVVLLDVTPLSLGIETAGGVFTKMIDRNTTIPTSKSQVFSTYADNQTSVEIHVLQGERAMAADNKTLGRFILGDIPPAPRGIPQIEVTFDIDANGIVNVSASDKGTGKSQKITITSSSGLSDEEIDKMVKEAERNAEEDRKRKELVEARNTADQLVYTVEKTIKDLGDKVDASEIQKAEEAKEALKKALEGGSLDEIKSKTEELSNIVQQLSVKLYEQMGAQQQAGGADAGAGAGASDAGASRKDNVVDADYEVVDDKDK